The following proteins are co-located in the Microbacterium immunditiarum genome:
- a CDS encoding acetate/propionate family kinase has protein sequence MSVVLVVNSGSSSFKYQLIDMDTEQVLATGLVERIGQSSGSGTGSGASRHTVTNPNRDGPATTMLDATFTRELPIPDHAAGFRVMLEAFAEHGPSLDEFPPVAVGHRVVHGGARFFEPTLITQLVEINIDDLSVLAPLHNPANLEGIRAARSTFPDVPHVAVFDTAFHQTLPPAAYTYAIDADLAASHRVRRYGFHGTSHKFVSEAAADFLGRPLADLTQIVFHLGNGASVTAIDGGRSVDTSMGMTPLEGLVMGTRSGDIDPAVLFHLARRAQLSVDELDDLLNKRSGLLGLAGVSDMRDIEAGVDRADAAATLAFDVYIHRLRAYAGAYMAALGGVDVISFTAGVGENSARVRAAALATFGFAGIEVDPARNEERRGGIRVISTDASRTTVLVVPTNEELEIARQTLTVAQS, from the coding sequence ATGAGCGTCGTCCTCGTGGTCAACAGCGGCTCGTCGTCGTTCAAGTACCAGCTCATCGACATGGACACCGAGCAGGTGCTCGCGACCGGCCTGGTCGAGCGCATCGGCCAGTCGTCGGGCTCAGGGACCGGTTCAGGGGCCTCGCGCCACACCGTCACCAACCCGAACCGGGACGGCCCCGCTACGACGATGCTCGACGCGACGTTCACGCGCGAGCTGCCGATCCCCGACCACGCCGCGGGATTCCGCGTCATGCTCGAGGCGTTCGCCGAGCACGGTCCCTCGCTCGACGAGTTCCCGCCGGTCGCGGTCGGCCATCGCGTCGTGCACGGGGGAGCGCGCTTCTTCGAGCCGACCCTGATCACACAGCTCGTCGAGATCAACATCGACGACCTCTCCGTGCTCGCGCCGCTGCACAATCCGGCGAACCTCGAGGGCATCAGGGCCGCCCGGAGCACCTTCCCGGACGTGCCGCACGTCGCCGTGTTCGACACCGCGTTCCACCAGACCCTCCCGCCGGCGGCCTACACGTACGCGATCGACGCCGACCTCGCGGCCTCGCATCGCGTGCGCCGCTACGGCTTCCACGGCACGAGCCACAAGTTCGTGAGCGAGGCCGCCGCGGACTTCCTCGGACGGCCGCTCGCCGACCTCACGCAGATCGTGTTCCACCTCGGAAACGGCGCATCCGTCACCGCGATCGACGGCGGTCGCTCGGTCGACACGTCGATGGGCATGACGCCGCTCGAGGGTCTCGTGATGGGCACGCGGTCCGGTGACATCGACCCCGCGGTCCTCTTCCACCTCGCGCGGCGCGCTCAGCTGTCCGTCGACGAGCTCGACGACCTGCTCAACAAGCGAAGCGGCCTGCTCGGGCTCGCGGGCGTGAGCGACATGCGCGACATCGAGGCGGGAGTGGACAGGGCGGATGCCGCGGCCACCCTCGCGTTCGACGTCTACATCCACCGTCTGCGCGCCTACGCCGGCGCGTACATGGCCGCCCTCGGCGGCGTCGACGTCATCTCGTTCACGGCCGGTGTGGGCGAGAACTCCGCGCGCGTGCGGGCCGCTGCGCTCGCGACGTTCGGCTTCGCGGGGATCGAGGTGGACCCCGCTCGGAACGAGGAGCGGCGGGGCGGCATCCGGGTCATCTCGACGGATGCCTCGCGCACTACCGTCCTCGTGGTGCCGACGAACGAAGAGCTCGAGATCGCGCGGCAGACGCTGACCGTCGCGCAGTCCTGA
- a CDS encoding beta-phosphoglucomutase family hydrolase, translated as MTSLPDLTTYDAVLFDLDGVLTPTAEVHMHAWRTMFEELFAQWGIEPPYTDDDYFAYLDGKKRYDGVASLLHSRDIEVPWGSPSDSPSADTVCGIGNRKNVVFERVLRQDGIAPYPGSLALLDRLRDAGIPVAVVSSSKNAGEVLDVAGIRDRFAVVMDGVIAERDQLASKPAPDVFIEAARMLGAEPARSAAVEDALSGVKSAAQGGFGLVVGVDRGVGADVLREAGAHIVVDDLEEFIA; from the coding sequence GTGACGTCCCTGCCCGACCTCACCACGTACGACGCCGTCCTGTTCGACCTCGACGGCGTCTTGACCCCTACCGCGGAAGTGCACATGCATGCGTGGCGCACGATGTTCGAGGAGCTCTTCGCCCAGTGGGGCATCGAGCCGCCGTACACGGACGACGACTACTTCGCCTACCTCGACGGCAAGAAGCGCTACGACGGCGTCGCGAGCCTGCTGCACAGCCGTGACATCGAGGTGCCGTGGGGCAGTCCCTCCGACTCGCCGAGCGCCGACACGGTGTGCGGCATCGGCAACCGGAAGAACGTGGTGTTCGAGCGCGTCCTCCGTCAGGACGGCATCGCGCCGTACCCCGGGTCGCTCGCGCTGCTGGATCGCCTGCGCGATGCCGGGATCCCGGTCGCGGTGGTGTCCAGTTCGAAGAATGCGGGCGAGGTGCTCGACGTCGCCGGCATCCGCGACCGCTTCGCCGTCGTGATGGACGGCGTGATCGCCGAGCGCGACCAGCTCGCATCCAAGCCCGCGCCCGACGTGTTCATCGAGGCCGCGCGCATGCTCGGGGCCGAGCCCGCGCGCAGTGCCGCCGTCGAGGACGCGCTGAGCGGCGTCAAGTCCGCAGCCCAGGGCGGCTTCGGGCTCGTCGTGGGCGTCGACCGCGGAGTCGGCGCCGACGTGCTGCGCGAGGCCGGCGCCCACATCGTCGTCGACGACCTGGAGGAGTTCATCGCATGA
- a CDS encoding glycoside hydrolase family 65 protein translates to MIDRDRFPVDPWRLVERSIDLEDVGVTETLFAVANGYLGLRGNFPEGRHEYEHGTYINGFHETFQIRHAENAYGFAEIGQTIINAPDAKVMRVYVDDEPLSLDVADVREYERVLDMREGVLRRHIRWMTPSGKDVVVDDERFVSFEEKHLAVLRLTITVLNADAPVTISCQVINRQDGENVYGGTPIVPKKAGFDPRKADRIEERVLQPQEYWQDESRSAFGYRVTESGMALGVAVDHVVDTENEVEERRLIEEDIAKNVFRVHARAGVPTTVTKFVTYHTSRGVPPRELVDRCRRTLDRAKSIGCDTLLVHQAEWLAAFWDRSDVRIGGHDDLQQATRWCLFQLAQASARADGMGVPAKGMTGSGYSGHYFWDTEIYVLPFLTYTTPQWARNALRMRYLMLPAARRRAFQLNEAGALFPWRTISGEEASAYYAAGTAQFHINADIVFALAKYVRATGDMDFLHREGIDIAVETARLWTTLGFWRTSDDGERTFHIHGVTGPDEYTTVVNDNLFTNVMARFNLRFAARVVRELAAADGEAFRTMVTRLSLEAGEADAWERAAEAMHIPFSPALGIHPQDHVFLEREIWDLENTPADKRPLLLHYHPLVIYRYQVLKQADVVLALFLQGNHFSAEDKLADFEYYDPLTTGDSTLSAVVQSILAAEVGYQDLALEYFRQSLFVDLADLHHNAADGVHVASAGGVWTALVAGFGGMRDHFGELTFDPRLPAAWPELSYSLEWQGTRLDIALRRDSLTVRASEDGTHVGFSVRGAPYMIGPGEELVVPLADQGPIIPGRPTQRQFADIRREDGTLLSASVPTVTSTIPVIVPDPDGHVPIDV, encoded by the coding sequence ATGATCGACCGCGACCGCTTCCCTGTGGACCCGTGGCGGCTCGTCGAGCGCTCGATCGACCTCGAGGACGTCGGCGTGACCGAGACGCTGTTCGCGGTCGCGAACGGCTACCTCGGCCTGCGCGGCAACTTCCCCGAGGGCCGCCACGAGTACGAGCACGGCACCTACATCAACGGGTTCCACGAGACCTTCCAGATCCGTCATGCCGAGAACGCGTACGGGTTCGCCGAGATCGGACAGACGATCATCAACGCGCCCGACGCGAAGGTCATGCGCGTGTACGTCGACGACGAGCCGCTGTCGCTCGACGTCGCCGACGTGCGCGAGTACGAGCGCGTGCTCGACATGCGCGAGGGCGTGCTGCGGCGCCACATCCGGTGGATGACGCCGTCGGGCAAGGACGTCGTCGTCGACGACGAGCGCTTCGTCTCGTTCGAGGAGAAGCACCTCGCCGTGCTGCGCCTGACGATCACGGTCCTGAACGCCGACGCGCCCGTGACGATCAGCTGCCAGGTGATCAACCGGCAGGACGGCGAGAACGTCTACGGCGGGACCCCGATCGTTCCGAAGAAGGCCGGGTTCGACCCGCGCAAGGCGGACCGCATCGAGGAGCGCGTCCTCCAGCCGCAGGAGTACTGGCAGGACGAGAGCCGCTCGGCCTTCGGCTACCGCGTGACGGAGTCGGGCATGGCCCTGGGCGTCGCCGTCGACCACGTCGTCGACACCGAGAACGAGGTCGAGGAGCGACGGCTCATCGAAGAGGACATCGCGAAGAACGTCTTCCGCGTCCACGCGCGCGCCGGCGTTCCGACGACGGTGACCAAGTTCGTGACGTACCACACCTCGCGAGGCGTCCCCCCGCGCGAGCTCGTCGACCGATGCCGCCGCACTCTCGACCGCGCGAAGTCGATCGGGTGCGACACGCTCCTGGTGCATCAGGCGGAGTGGCTGGCCGCGTTCTGGGATCGCTCCGACGTGCGCATCGGGGGTCACGACGACCTGCAGCAGGCGACGCGGTGGTGCCTCTTCCAGCTCGCGCAGGCGTCCGCGCGCGCCGACGGGATGGGTGTGCCCGCCAAGGGCATGACGGGGTCGGGCTACAGCGGCCACTACTTCTGGGACACCGAGATCTACGTCCTGCCGTTCCTCACGTACACGACGCCGCAGTGGGCGCGAAACGCGTTGCGGATGCGGTACCTCATGCTCCCCGCCGCGCGCCGCCGCGCGTTCCAGCTCAACGAGGCCGGCGCGCTCTTCCCCTGGCGGACGATCAGCGGTGAAGAGGCATCCGCCTATTACGCCGCCGGCACCGCGCAGTTCCACATCAACGCCGACATCGTCTTCGCGCTCGCCAAGTACGTGCGGGCGACGGGCGACATGGACTTCCTGCACCGCGAGGGCATCGACATCGCGGTCGAGACGGCACGCCTGTGGACGACGCTCGGGTTCTGGCGCACGAGCGACGACGGCGAGCGCACGTTCCACATCCACGGCGTGACCGGCCCCGACGAGTACACGACAGTCGTGAACGACAACCTCTTCACGAACGTCATGGCGCGGTTCAACCTGCGCTTCGCGGCGCGCGTCGTGCGCGAGCTCGCGGCCGCCGACGGAGAGGCGTTCCGCACGATGGTGACGCGCCTCAGCCTCGAAGCGGGCGAGGCGGATGCCTGGGAGCGCGCCGCCGAGGCGATGCACATCCCCTTCAGCCCGGCCCTGGGCATCCACCCGCAGGACCACGTGTTCCTCGAACGCGAGATCTGGGACCTCGAGAACACGCCGGCCGACAAGCGCCCGCTGCTGCTGCACTACCACCCGCTGGTGATCTACCGGTACCAGGTGCTCAAGCAGGCCGACGTCGTGCTCGCGCTGTTCCTGCAGGGCAACCACTTCTCGGCCGAGGACAAGCTCGCCGACTTCGAGTACTACGATCCGCTGACGACCGGCGACTCGACGCTGTCCGCCGTCGTGCAGTCGATCCTCGCGGCCGAGGTCGGCTACCAGGACCTCGCGCTGGAGTACTTCCGCCAGTCGCTGTTCGTCGACCTCGCCGACCTGCACCACAACGCGGCCGACGGCGTGCACGTCGCCTCCGCCGGCGGTGTGTGGACGGCGCTCGTAGCCGGGTTCGGCGGCATGCGCGACCACTTCGGCGAGCTCACGTTCGATCCTCGGCTGCCGGCCGCGTGGCCCGAGCTGTCGTACTCGCTGGAGTGGCAGGGCACGCGCCTCGACATCGCACTGCGCCGCGACTCGCTCACAGTGCGCGCGTCGGAGGACGGCACGCACGTCGGGTTCAGCGTGCGAGGGGCGCCGTACATGATCGGACCGGGCGAAGAGCTGGTCGTGCCGCTCGCCGACCAGGGTCCGATCATCCCCGGACGCCCGACGCAGCGGCAGTTCGCCGACATCCGTCGCGAGGACGGAACGCTGCTGTCCGCGTCCGTTCCCACGGTCACCTCCACGATCCCGGTCATCGTCCCCGACCCCGACGGGCACGTGCCCATCGACGTGTAG
- a CDS encoding DNA polymerase III subunit gamma and tau → MTTALYRRYRPETFGEMIGQSQVTEPLMTALRGDRVGHAYLFSGPRGCGKTTSARILARCLNCAEGPTDTPCGTCESCIELGRNGGGSLDVVEIDAASHNGVDDARDLRERAVFAPARDRYKIFILDEAHMVTPQGFNALLKLVEEPPDHVKFIFATTEPEKVIGTIRSRTHHYPFRLVPPAAMLAYVEELCAHEGVEVEAGVLPLVVRAGGGSPRDTLSLLDQLIAGSDATDTGAVRVQYARAVSLLGYTHAELLDEVVDAFAAADAAAAFAAVDRVVQTGQDPRRFVDDLLERLRDLIVVAATGEGAAAVLRGVSADDLARYRRQADAFGAARLSRTADIVIGALDEMTGATSPRLQLELMVARVLTYATGPAAAPPAPVGERVSEATETKRVPEAPAPEPVAPASAPPTGPITLETVLVAWPDVLARLSDINRTSWMVAQTAQVVDLADDVLTLSFPSPSDLAKFKKLPGGPSEDLRTAINAVLGFRVRYIARHEPGGREPESGGGSPAEGTRGEPEPDPARARVATTYAAAPVTEWAVAPIPDTPQPGAEAAEPTTPHLAVDEEPEEAVAAVRVATLAPAREGDVLPADEVETSIEIEDDDEEPMPEAEAPVPPVVPPAPVRPVAASGGPQRYGEAVVRQVLGARFVREEPYEPPTRFS, encoded by the coding sequence GTGACCACCGCCCTCTACCGCCGCTACCGGCCCGAGACGTTCGGCGAGATGATCGGTCAGTCGCAGGTCACCGAGCCGCTCATGACCGCGCTGCGCGGCGACCGCGTCGGCCACGCGTACCTCTTCTCGGGGCCGCGCGGCTGCGGCAAGACGACGTCCGCGCGCATCCTCGCGCGCTGCCTGAACTGCGCCGAGGGCCCCACCGACACGCCGTGCGGCACGTGCGAGAGCTGCATCGAGCTCGGCCGCAACGGCGGCGGGTCCCTCGACGTGGTCGAGATCGACGCGGCGTCGCACAACGGCGTCGACGACGCGCGCGACCTGCGCGAGCGCGCGGTGTTCGCACCCGCGCGCGACCGTTACAAGATCTTCATCCTCGACGAGGCGCACATGGTGACGCCGCAGGGCTTCAACGCGCTGCTCAAGCTCGTCGAAGAGCCCCCCGACCACGTCAAGTTCATCTTCGCGACGACCGAGCCCGAGAAGGTCATCGGCACGATCCGGTCGCGCACGCACCACTACCCCTTCCGGCTCGTGCCCCCGGCCGCGATGCTCGCGTACGTCGAAGAGCTGTGCGCGCACGAGGGCGTCGAGGTCGAGGCGGGCGTGCTCCCGCTCGTGGTGCGCGCAGGTGGCGGCTCGCCGCGAGACACGCTGTCGCTGCTCGACCAGCTGATCGCGGGGTCGGACGCCACGGACACCGGCGCCGTGCGCGTGCAGTACGCGCGCGCCGTTTCGCTGCTGGGCTACACGCATGCCGAGCTGCTCGACGAGGTGGTCGACGCGTTCGCCGCCGCCGACGCGGCTGCGGCGTTCGCCGCCGTCGACCGCGTCGTGCAGACCGGGCAGGACCCGCGGCGCTTCGTCGACGACCTGCTCGAGCGCCTGCGCGACCTCATCGTCGTCGCGGCGACGGGCGAGGGTGCGGCGGCCGTGCTGCGCGGCGTCTCGGCCGACGACCTCGCGCGCTACCGGCGTCAGGCCGACGCCTTCGGCGCGGCGCGCCTCTCGCGCACGGCCGACATCGTGATCGGCGCGCTCGACGAGATGACGGGCGCGACGTCGCCGCGGCTGCAGCTCGAGCTCATGGTGGCGCGCGTGCTGACGTACGCGACGGGTCCTGCGGCAGCGCCTCCCGCCCCGGTCGGTGAGCGAGTGAGCGAAGCGACCGAGACGAAGCGCGTCCCCGAGGCACCTGCCCCTGAACCCGTCGCTCCGGCATCCGCGCCTCCGACCGGACCGATCACGCTCGAGACGGTGCTCGTGGCATGGCCCGACGTGCTCGCGCGCCTGAGCGACATCAACCGCACCTCGTGGATGGTGGCGCAGACCGCGCAGGTCGTCGACCTCGCCGACGACGTGCTCACGCTGTCGTTCCCGAGCCCGTCCGACCTGGCGAAGTTCAAGAAGCTCCCGGGCGGACCGAGCGAAGACCTGCGCACGGCGATCAACGCGGTGCTCGGCTTCCGCGTGCGCTACATCGCGCGGCACGAGCCGGGCGGCCGCGAGCCCGAATCGGGCGGCGGGAGCCCTGCCGAAGGCACGCGGGGCGAGCCCGAGCCCGACCCTGCGAGAGCCCGCGTAGCCACGACGTATGCCGCCGCCCCTGTCACGGAATGGGCGGTCGCGCCGATCCCCGACACGCCGCAGCCCGGCGCCGAGGCGGCGGAGCCGACGACTCCGCACCTCGCGGTCGATGAGGAGCCCGAGGAGGCGGTCGCGGCGGTGCGTGTCGCGACCCTTGCGCCCGCTCGCGAGGGCGACGTGCTTCCCGCCGACGAGGTCGAGACCTCGATCGAGATCGAAGACGACGACGAGGAGCCGATGCCCGAGGCCGAGGCGCCCGTGCCGCCGGTCGTCCCGCCCGCGCCGGTGCGGCCGGTCGCGGCATCCGGTGGCCCTCAGCGATACGGTGAGGCGGTCGTGCGTCAGGTGCTCGGTGCGCGGTTCGTGCGCGAAGAGCCCTACGAGCCGCCGACGAGGTTCAGCTAG
- the recR gene encoding recombination mediator RecR: MYDGIVQELIDEFGRLPGIGPKSAQRIAFHILQTPNFDMSRLAQLLSEVREKVRFCEVCGNVSEQERCAICRDPRRDATVICVVEDAKDVAAIERTREFRGLYHVLGGAISPIAGVGPDDLRITQLMQRLADGTVREVILATNPNLEGEATATYLSRLLHTLEISVTRLASGLPVGGDLEYADEVTLGRAFEGRRSL, encoded by the coding sequence ATGTACGACGGCATCGTTCAAGAGCTGATCGACGAGTTCGGCCGCCTTCCGGGCATCGGACCGAAGTCGGCGCAGCGCATCGCGTTCCACATCCTCCAGACGCCGAACTTCGACATGTCGCGACTCGCGCAGCTGCTCAGCGAGGTGCGCGAGAAGGTGCGGTTCTGCGAGGTGTGCGGCAACGTGTCGGAACAGGAGCGCTGCGCGATCTGCCGTGACCCGCGGCGTGATGCGACGGTGATCTGCGTCGTCGAAGACGCGAAGGACGTCGCGGCGATCGAGCGCACGCGGGAGTTCCGCGGTCTGTACCACGTGCTCGGCGGGGCGATCAGCCCCATCGCGGGCGTCGGACCCGACGACCTGCGCATCACGCAGCTCATGCAGCGGCTCGCCGACGGCACGGTGAGAGAGGTGATCCTCGCGACGAACCCGAACCTCGAGGGCGAGGCGACCGCCACGTACCTCAGCCGCCTCCTGCACACGCTCGAGATCTCCGTGACGCGCCTGGCCTCCGGCCTTCCCGTCGGCGGCGACCTCGAGTACGCCGACGAGGTCACCCTGGGCCGCGCGTTCGAGGGCCGACGCTCGCTGTGA
- a CDS encoding EamA family transporter produces the protein MNAAQRFDTRAWLLFAAMAVLWGIPYLFIRVAVDSYSPAAVVAGRTLLGAVILLPFAIRQKALRPAWSKIGWVLAFGAIEMAGPFLLLSHAEQTIPSGLTGLLVSTVPLFAAVIAFAGGDRSALGRARSIGLVVGFAGVAVIVAGPGLAVQGGAGLIAVGEVLLVAVLYAIAPFIIATKLKDVPSLGTVTLALAAVGIFYLPIALLTQHQVPTVPSTVSLVLLAVLCTALAFIVFFALIARVGPARAPLFTYVNPVVAIILGAIILGEEITLGLLVGFPLVIFGCWLAATGGRLRVRDKVDELPPIAP, from the coding sequence GTGAACGCCGCGCAACGGTTCGACACCCGCGCCTGGCTGCTGTTCGCGGCCATGGCGGTGCTGTGGGGCATCCCGTACCTGTTCATCCGTGTCGCGGTCGACTCGTACTCGCCCGCCGCGGTCGTCGCGGGACGCACTCTTCTGGGCGCCGTGATCCTCCTTCCGTTCGCGATCCGCCAGAAGGCGCTCCGGCCCGCGTGGTCGAAGATCGGGTGGGTGCTCGCCTTCGGCGCGATCGAGATGGCGGGTCCGTTCCTGCTGCTCAGCCACGCCGAGCAGACCATCCCGTCGGGGCTCACGGGGCTGCTGGTCTCGACGGTTCCGCTTTTCGCGGCGGTGATCGCGTTCGCGGGCGGCGACCGAAGTGCTCTCGGCCGGGCGCGTTCGATCGGGCTCGTGGTCGGCTTCGCCGGCGTCGCGGTGATCGTCGCCGGTCCGGGCCTCGCCGTCCAGGGCGGTGCCGGGCTCATCGCCGTCGGCGAGGTGCTGCTGGTGGCGGTCCTCTACGCGATCGCGCCGTTCATCATCGCGACGAAACTGAAGGACGTGCCGTCACTCGGCACCGTGACGCTCGCGCTGGCCGCGGTGGGCATCTTCTACCTGCCGATCGCCCTCCTCACGCAGCACCAGGTCCCCACCGTGCCGAGCACGGTGTCGCTCGTGCTGCTCGCGGTGCTGTGCACGGCTCTCGCCTTCATCGTCTTCTTCGCGCTCATCGCCCGCGTCGGCCCGGCGCGGGCGCCGCTGTTCACCTACGTGAACCCGGTCGTCGCGATCATCCTCGGCGCGATCATCCTCGGCGAGGAGATCACCCTCGGCCTGCTCGTGGGCTTCCCTCTCGTGATCTTCGGATGCTGGCTGGCCGCGACGGGCGGACGCCTGCGCGTGCGCGACAAGGTCGACGAGCTCCCGCCGATCGCACCCTGA
- a CDS encoding elongation factor G, giving the protein MDPTPGNGHRTVVLVGGTGSGKTMLAEALLFQAGAIPRRGSIEQGTTVCDHEPEEIARGSTLGISLAYLTWPCSDGVARAITVIDTPGHPDFIGGVDTALAVADAAVIVVSAVDGVNAGTRAAWNAAEHAGIPRIVVVSQEDRARADFRRVLGELRAAFGEKLWPLEMPLGEEQDFHAVADVLSEHALVYDESGHHREEPIPESARAEEHDLHVNVTEEIVSHDDEQLEAYLEGDEPSPDALERTFAREVASGEAVPVLLCSSETGTGIDRIADLLCALVPSAHDHDHRIVVGGSAEGEGGSEVAVAPNPDGETVVHVFRTVADPFVGQIAMLKVLSGTLRPSDRLRNATTGTDERMPALFRLRGAQHVPAEALRCGEVGAVAKLTGSPSGSILWSRAQGTARPAPLPHREPVYAVTLAPVSQSDDAKLSSALGRLLAEDPTLVLDRAGGDTILRGLGDTHLAVAVERLARVLGVHVTTGPAPVAYRETIARPAQAEGRLKKQSGGHGQFAVVQLRVSPLPTGSGFEFVDSVVGGAVPRQYIPAVEKGARDALAAGGPQGHPVVDVRVELYDGKAHSVDSSEMAFRTAAAMGVKAALADAGTIVLEPVSIVTITVPPDLQGPVLTDLSSRRARVNATESTEDGRTRIIASAPEAELARYVLELRSLTGGQAELAIASDRYEKAPEPHRV; this is encoded by the coding sequence ATGGATCCGACGCCCGGCAACGGACACCGGACGGTCGTCCTCGTGGGAGGGACCGGCTCAGGCAAGACGATGCTCGCGGAGGCGCTGCTGTTCCAGGCCGGCGCGATACCGCGCAGAGGCTCGATCGAGCAGGGCACGACCGTGTGCGACCACGAGCCCGAAGAGATCGCCCGCGGCTCGACGCTCGGCATCTCGCTCGCGTACCTCACGTGGCCGTGCTCCGACGGCGTGGCGCGCGCGATCACGGTGATCGACACCCCGGGGCATCCGGATTTCATCGGCGGGGTCGACACCGCGCTGGCCGTCGCCGATGCCGCGGTCATCGTCGTGAGCGCGGTCGACGGCGTCAACGCGGGCACGCGCGCCGCGTGGAACGCCGCGGAGCACGCGGGCATCCCGCGCATCGTCGTCGTGTCGCAGGAGGACCGGGCGCGGGCCGACTTCCGTCGCGTGCTCGGCGAGCTGCGCGCGGCCTTCGGCGAGAAGCTCTGGCCGCTGGAGATGCCGCTCGGCGAGGAGCAGGACTTCCACGCGGTCGCCGACGTGCTCAGCGAGCACGCGCTCGTGTACGACGAGTCCGGCCACCATCGCGAGGAGCCCATCCCCGAGTCGGCGCGCGCGGAAGAGCACGACCTCCACGTGAACGTCACCGAGGAGATCGTGTCGCATGACGACGAGCAGCTCGAGGCGTATCTCGAGGGCGACGAGCCCTCGCCCGACGCGCTCGAGCGCACGTTCGCCCGCGAGGTCGCGTCGGGCGAGGCCGTGCCGGTGCTGCTGTGCTCGTCCGAGACCGGGACGGGAATCGACCGCATCGCCGACCTGCTGTGCGCGCTGGTGCCGTCGGCGCACGACCACGACCACCGCATCGTCGTCGGCGGCTCCGCCGAAGGGGAGGGCGGCAGCGAGGTCGCCGTCGCCCCGAACCCCGACGGAGAGACCGTCGTGCACGTGTTCCGCACGGTCGCGGACCCGTTCGTCGGGCAGATCGCGATGCTCAAGGTGCTCTCGGGCACGCTGCGCCCGAGCGACAGGCTGCGGAACGCGACGACGGGAACGGACGAGCGGATGCCGGCGCTGTTCCGCCTGCGTGGGGCGCAGCACGTGCCCGCCGAGGCACTCCGCTGCGGCGAGGTGGGCGCGGTCGCGAAGCTCACCGGCTCGCCGTCCGGCTCGATCCTGTGGTCGCGCGCGCAGGGGACGGCGCGCCCCGCGCCCCTCCCGCACCGAGAGCCCGTCTACGCCGTGACGCTCGCACCCGTGAGCCAGTCCGACGACGCGAAGTTGTCGAGCGCGCTCGGGCGCCTGCTCGCCGAGGATCCGACTCTCGTCCTCGATCGCGCGGGCGGCGACACGATCCTCCGCGGCCTCGGCGACACGCACCTCGCCGTGGCCGTCGAGCGGCTCGCGCGCGTGCTCGGCGTTCATGTCACGACGGGTCCCGCGCCGGTCGCGTATCGCGAGACGATCGCGCGTCCGGCGCAGGCCGAAGGGCGCCTCAAGAAGCAGTCGGGCGGTCACGGCCAGTTCGCGGTGGTGCAGCTGCGCGTGTCGCCGCTGCCCACCGGCTCGGGCTTCGAGTTCGTCGACTCCGTCGTCGGGGGAGCGGTGCCTCGGCAGTACATCCCCGCCGTGGAGAAGGGCGCGCGCGACGCGCTCGCTGCGGGCGGTCCGCAGGGGCATCCGGTCGTCGACGTCCGTGTCGAGCTCTACGACGGCAAGGCCCACTCCGTCGACTCGTCCGAGATGGCATTCCGCACGGCGGCCGCCATGGGTGTCAAGGCGGCGCTCGCGGATGCCGGGACGATCGTGCTCGAGCCCGTGTCGATCGTCACGATCACGGTGCCGCCCGACCTGCAGGGGCCGGTGCTGACCGACCTGTCGTCGCGCCGCGCGAGGGTCAACGCGACGGAGTCGACCGAGGACGGCCGCACGCGCATCATCGCGAGCGCCCCCGAGGCGGAGCTCGCGCGCTACGTGCTCGAGCTGCGCTCGCTCACCGGCGGGCAGGCGGAGCTCGCGATCGCGTCCGACCGGTACGAGAAGGCTCCCGAGCCGCACCGCGTCTGA